In one Pseudomonas hydrolytica genomic region, the following are encoded:
- a CDS encoding DUF1631 domain-containing protein, with protein MKTDANVVHLNKAATEQSPTSPVGRLPVALIQVRDKAAQQLKQSLQSLFDNADDTLFEMADRATTNAEQNAFFEAMRDLRLKRKNIERGFLQKVFEAFSTLNQYEIGKPQPALDAVSFDSLSLVQNDELEETVALDAMVAKVMSRDAMALGHLTTRLNAVISKKLDDKSNPLGPTLLSEYFLDACSGLGVEIKVKLIILKLFEKYVLGGCDQLYAEANQALVSAGVLPELKSAPPRRQQRPAATSHAHSAGDERMPLLEGADESVQEVFGALQDLLSQVRGSAMPRRAQVADALPITSNDLMRLLSHMQQRTPMQVSLEDFDLRDQLEQLLARASAKTGKARVVGEVDEDVINLVSMLFEFILDDRTLPDSLKALIGRLQIPMLKVAVLDKTFFSRGSHPARRLLNEIASAALGWVDQDDAQRDSLYQKIEQVVQRLLNDFVDDPAIFSELLAEFMAFTGDERRRSELLEQRTRDAEEGSAKAELARRQVEQALNERLLGKTLPEVVVRLLQEAWSKVLMLTCLKHGVDSDEWQAALQTMDDLVWSVSPHEDPEARLRLLELVPGLLKSLREGMASAAFDPFSTSEFFSQLEALHVQAFQRFKRATPETETAAAEDAVHTDPSEAGIELPLLELPTAEEVEDTPAMVEVVEEIVLLAPGQTRPQEPDVVLPDDDEALLQVDSLRVGSWVEIQEDEEHKLRCKLAAIIKPTGKYVFVNRTGMKVLEKTRNALAVEFRRNAVRLLDDALLFDRALESVIGNLRKLKHS; from the coding sequence ATGAAGACCGACGCGAACGTGGTTCACCTGAACAAGGCGGCCACAGAGCAATCGCCAACTTCGCCGGTAGGAAGACTGCCCGTGGCGCTGATTCAGGTGCGTGACAAAGCCGCGCAACAGCTCAAGCAGAGCCTGCAGAGCCTGTTCGACAATGCCGACGATACGCTTTTCGAAATGGCGGATCGGGCGACCACCAATGCCGAGCAGAATGCCTTCTTCGAGGCGATGCGCGACCTGCGTCTGAAGCGCAAGAACATTGAGCGCGGTTTCCTGCAGAAGGTGTTCGAAGCCTTCTCCACCCTCAATCAGTACGAAATCGGCAAGCCGCAGCCTGCGCTGGATGCGGTGTCGTTCGACAGCCTGAGCCTGGTGCAGAACGACGAACTCGAGGAAACCGTGGCGCTGGACGCCATGGTGGCCAAGGTGATGAGCCGCGACGCCATGGCGCTGGGCCATCTCACCACCCGTCTCAATGCGGTGATCAGCAAGAAGCTCGACGACAAGAGCAACCCGCTCGGTCCGACCCTGCTCAGCGAATATTTCCTCGACGCCTGCAGCGGCCTGGGCGTGGAGATCAAGGTCAAACTGATCATTCTCAAACTGTTCGAAAAGTACGTGCTGGGCGGCTGCGACCAGCTTTACGCCGAGGCCAACCAGGCGCTGGTCAGCGCCGGTGTTCTGCCCGAACTCAAGTCTGCGCCGCCGCGCCGCCAGCAACGTCCGGCTGCCACCAGTCATGCCCACTCTGCCGGTGACGAGCGCATGCCCCTGCTGGAAGGGGCTGACGAGAGCGTGCAGGAAGTCTTCGGTGCCCTGCAGGATCTGCTTTCCCAGGTGCGCGGCAGTGCCATGCCGCGCCGCGCCCAGGTCGCCGATGCACTGCCGATCACCAGCAACGACCTGATGCGCCTGTTGTCGCATATGCAGCAGCGTACCCCGATGCAGGTCAGCCTCGAGGATTTCGACCTGCGCGACCAGCTCGAGCAGCTGCTCGCCCGTGCCAGTGCCAAGACTGGCAAGGCGCGCGTGGTGGGTGAGGTCGACGAGGACGTGATCAACCTGGTGTCGATGCTGTTCGAATTCATTCTCGACGACCGCACGCTGCCCGATTCGCTCAAGGCGCTGATCGGCCGCCTGCAAATTCCGATGCTCAAGGTGGCGGTGCTGGACAAGACCTTCTTCAGCCGTGGCAGCCATCCGGCTCGTCGCCTGCTCAACGAAATCGCTTCTGCGGCATTGGGCTGGGTCGATCAGGACGACGCCCAGCGCGACAGCCTGTATCAGAAGATCGAGCAGGTGGTGCAGCGTCTGCTCAACGACTTCGTCGATGACCCGGCGATCTTCTCCGAGCTGCTTGCCGAGTTCATGGCCTTCACTGGCGATGAGCGTCGTCGTAGCGAACTGCTGGAACAGCGCACCCGCGACGCCGAAGAGGGCAGCGCCAAGGCCGAGCTGGCTCGCCGCCAGGTCGAGCAGGCGCTTAACGAGCGTCTGCTGGGCAAGACTCTGCCGGAAGTGGTGGTGCGTCTGCTGCAGGAGGCCTGGAGCAAGGTGCTGATGCTGACCTGCCTCAAGCATGGCGTGGATTCGGACGAGTGGCAGGCTGCTTTGCAGACCATGGACGATCTGGTCTGGAGCGTTTCGCCGCACGAAGATCCGGAAGCCCGTCTGCGTTTGCTGGAGCTGGTGCCCGGCCTGCTCAAGTCCCTGCGCGAGGGCATGGCCAGCGCGGCCTTCGATCCGTTCTCCACCAGCGAATTCTTCAGCCAGCTGGAGGCGTTGCACGTGCAGGCCTTCCAGCGCTTCAAGCGCGCCACCCCGGAAACCGAGACGGCCGCTGCCGAAGATGCGGTGCATACCGATCCGAGCGAAGCCGGCATCGAACTGCCGCTGCTGGAGCTGCCGACGGCCGAAGAGGTCGAGGATACCCCGGCTATGGTCGAGGTGGTCGAGGAGATCGTTCTGCTCGCACCGGGCCAGACCCGTCCGCAGGAGCCTGACGTGGTGCTGCCGGACGACGACGAGGCGTTGCTGCAGGTGGATAGTCTGCGTGTGGGTAGCTGGGTGGAAATCCAGGAAGATGAGGAGCACAAGCTGCGCTGCAAGCTGGCGGCCATCATCAAGCCCACCGGCAAGTATGTGTTCGTCAACCGCACCGGCATGAAGGTGCTGGAAAAGACGCGCAATGCGCTGGCCGTGGAGTTCCGCCGTAACGCCGTACGCCTGCTCGACGATGCTCTGCTGTTCGACCGCGCTCTGGAATCGGTCATCGGCAATCTGCGCAAGCTCAAGCACAGCTGA
- a CDS encoding TatD family hydrolase, whose product MHLIDTHTHLDFPDFDADRDEVLARSRALGVQRMVVLGVYQANWQRLWQLVEANDGLYAAFGLHPVYLDDHRPQHLDELRTWLGRLAGHRKLCAVGEFGLDYYLEDLDRQRQQTLFEAQLELANEFELPVLLHVRRAHAATIATLKRWRLKRGGIIHAFAGSAEEAREYIKLGFCLGLGGAATWPQANRLRKVMAQLPLEALVLETDSPDMAPAMHPNQRNSPEYLADICTELAALCGVTAEELAAASSRNADELFGWA is encoded by the coding sequence ATGCACCTGATCGACACCCACACCCACCTGGATTTCCCCGACTTCGACGCCGATCGCGACGAAGTGCTCGCGCGCAGCCGCGCGCTGGGCGTGCAGCGCATGGTGGTGCTTGGCGTATACCAGGCCAACTGGCAACGCCTGTGGCAACTGGTGGAGGCGAACGACGGCCTGTATGCCGCCTTCGGTTTGCACCCGGTCTATCTGGATGATCACCGGCCGCAGCATCTCGATGAACTGCGCACCTGGCTGGGCAGGCTGGCCGGACACCGCAAGCTCTGCGCCGTCGGCGAGTTCGGTCTGGATTACTACCTGGAGGATCTGGATCGGCAGCGCCAGCAGACGCTGTTCGAGGCGCAGCTTGAGCTGGCGAACGAGTTCGAGCTACCGGTGCTGCTGCACGTGCGCCGCGCCCATGCCGCGACCATCGCCACCCTCAAGCGCTGGCGGCTGAAGCGCGGCGGCATCATCCATGCCTTCGCCGGTAGCGCCGAAGAGGCACGCGAGTACATCAAGCTGGGCTTTTGCCTCGGTCTCGGCGGCGCCGCCACCTGGCCGCAGGCCAATCGGCTGCGCAAGGTGATGGCGCAGCTGCCGCTGGAGGCCCTGGTGCTGGAAACCGACTCGCCGGACATGGCCCCGGCCATGCACCCCAATCAGCGCAACAGCCCAGAATACCTGGCGGACATCTGCACCGAGCTGGCGGCGCTGTGCGGCGTCACGGCCGAGGAGCTGGCGGCGGCCAGCAGCCGTAACGCGGATGAGCTGTTCGGCTGGGCATAG
- the ampD gene encoding 1,6-anhydro-N-acetylmuramyl-L-alanine amidase AmpD: MQLDPSTGWFQGIRHCPSPNFNARPDGEISLLVVHNISLPPGQFGTGRVQAFFQNRLPLDEHPFFAEIATLQVSAHFFIERDGALTQFVSCLDRAWHAGVSWFEGRDNCNDFSLGVELEGTDDQPYTDAQYARLTALTRQLLDAYPALSTQRIRGHSDIAPGRKTDPGPAFDWTRLHNALKER, translated from the coding sequence ATGCAGCTTGACCCTTCCACCGGCTGGTTCCAGGGCATTCGCCATTGCCCGTCGCCGAATTTCAATGCTCGTCCTGACGGCGAGATATCCCTGTTGGTGGTGCACAACATCAGTCTTCCGCCCGGGCAGTTCGGTACCGGCAGGGTGCAGGCATTCTTTCAGAACCGTCTGCCGCTGGACGAACATCCCTTCTTCGCCGAGATCGCCACGCTGCAGGTTTCCGCGCACTTCTTCATCGAGCGCGACGGCGCGCTGACCCAATTCGTTTCCTGTCTGGACCGCGCCTGGCATGCCGGCGTGTCCTGGTTCGAGGGGCGCGACAACTGCAACGATTTCTCCCTCGGCGTGGAGTTGGAGGGCACCGATGATCAGCCTTATACCGACGCGCAATACGCCAGGCTGACCGCGCTGACGCGGCAGTTGCTGGACGCTTACCCGGCGCTGTCGACGCAACGCATTCGTGGCCATAGCGACATAGCGCCGGGGCGCAAGACGGACCCTGGCCCGGCGTTCGACTGGACGCGCCTGCACAACGCATTGAAGGAGCGGTAG
- the nadC gene encoding carboxylating nicotinate-nucleotide diphosphorylase: MPNLTLADLSSEIEANVRRALAEDIGSGDITAQLIPAERLASARVITREAAVVCGTAWVDAVFRQLDPRVAVHWQVQDGDKVSADQTLFRLEGPARALLSGERSALNFLQTLSAVATRCRHYADLVEGTQVKLLDTRKTLPGLRLAQKYAVTCGGCHNHRIGLYDAFLIKENHIAACGGIAQAINTAHQIAPGKPVEVEVESLEELREALEAGADIVMLDELSLEDMREAVRLTAGRAKLEASGGINDSTLRVIAETGVDYISLGTLTKDVKAVDLSMRLTL; encoded by the coding sequence ATGCCCAACCTGACCCTCGCCGACCTCAGCAGCGAAATCGAAGCCAACGTCCGTCGCGCCCTGGCCGAAGACATTGGTAGCGGCGACATTACCGCCCAGCTGATTCCGGCCGAGCGCCTCGCCAGCGCCCGGGTGATCACGCGCGAGGCGGCTGTAGTGTGCGGCACAGCCTGGGTGGACGCGGTGTTCCGCCAGCTCGACCCACGCGTGGCGGTGCATTGGCAGGTCCAGGACGGCGACAAGGTCAGCGCCGACCAGACCCTGTTCCGCCTCGAAGGCCCGGCGCGCGCCCTGCTCAGCGGCGAGCGCAGCGCCTTGAATTTTCTGCAAACGCTCTCGGCAGTAGCGACCCGCTGCCGCCATTATGCCGACCTGGTCGAGGGCACCCAGGTAAAACTGCTGGATACCCGCAAGACCCTTCCGGGCCTGCGGCTGGCGCAGAAATATGCCGTCACCTGTGGCGGCTGCCATAACCACCGCATCGGGCTGTACGACGCCTTCCTTATCAAGGAAAACCACATCGCTGCCTGCGGCGGCATCGCCCAGGCAATCAACACCGCCCACCAGATCGCCCCCGGCAAGCCGGTGGAAGTGGAGGTGGAAAGCCTAGAAGAACTGCGCGAAGCGCTGGAAGCGGGGGCAGATATCGTCATGCTCGACGAACTGTCACTGGAAGATATGCGCGAAGCGGTCAGACTCACCGCCGGCCGCGCAAAGCTGGAAGCCTCGGGCGGGATCAACGACAGCACATTGCGCGTGATCGCAGAAACGGGCGTGGACTACATCTCGCTAGGCACGCTGACCAAGGATGTGAAGGCGGTGGATTTGTCGATGCGGCTTACACTCTGA
- a CDS encoding prepilin-type N-terminal cleavage/methylation domain-containing protein — translation MKAQKGFTLIELMIVVAIIGILAAIAIPQYQNYTVRSAERACLAETKAYANVLMVWLHEGGTNQAAPNNVAPAAPANGACTGFTGGGNAAAFGTPVVGTPRAPGVATQSVPLQ, via the coding sequence ATGAAAGCTCAAAAGGGTTTCACCCTGATCGAACTGATGATCGTTGTCGCGATCATCGGCATCCTGGCTGCTATTGCGATTCCTCAATACCAGAATTACACCGTACGCAGCGCAGAGCGTGCTTGCTTGGCTGAGACCAAAGCATATGCGAATGTTCTGATGGTGTGGCTGCATGAGGGGGGGACCAACCAAGCCGCTCCGAATAACGTAGCTCCGGCTGCTCCGGCTAACGGTGCTTGCACTGGCTTTACCGGCGGCGGTAACGCCGCTGCATTTGGTACTCCGGTAGTGGGTACTCCCCGCGCACCCGGCGTCGCGACCCAATCTGTCCCGCTGCAATAA
- the ampE gene encoding regulatory signaling modulator protein AmpE: protein MSFLVIVLVLWVEKFSAWRLRIQQDGPWLAQLQRLQQGSLQQAPWLCLAVLVLLPVLALGLVLLILEPLAYGWLALPVHLLVLIYSLGRGDLLAALGPFRDAWRRGDGQAAYHVAERDLALQPEDGTLLLQQVQGHLLWQAYQSFFAVIFWYLLLGPMAALAYRLLAMSAEHAEQPALRERAVQLRHAFDWLPARVLAASFALVGNFVAVSRALLHELLSWDISAAQVVIRAGRAAGEMPEPVMGEAGVDTLDQLWQLLIRAAVVWYAGYALWVLLV from the coding sequence ATGAGTTTTCTGGTGATTGTGCTGGTGCTGTGGGTCGAGAAATTTTCCGCCTGGCGCCTGCGCATCCAGCAGGATGGTCCCTGGCTCGCGCAGTTGCAGCGCCTGCAGCAGGGCAGCCTGCAACAGGCGCCCTGGTTGTGTCTGGCGGTGCTGGTGCTGTTGCCCGTGCTGGCTTTGGGGCTGGTGCTGCTGATTCTCGAGCCGCTGGCATATGGCTGGCTGGCCTTGCCGGTGCATCTGCTGGTGCTGATCTACAGCCTGGGCCGCGGCGACCTGCTGGCTGCACTGGGGCCGTTTCGCGATGCCTGGCGGCGTGGCGACGGGCAGGCCGCCTATCATGTGGCTGAACGCGACCTCGCCCTGCAACCCGAGGACGGCACGCTGCTGCTGCAGCAGGTTCAGGGGCATCTGCTGTGGCAGGCCTATCAGAGTTTCTTCGCGGTGATCTTCTGGTATCTGCTGCTGGGGCCGATGGCGGCCTTGGCCTACCGTCTGCTGGCCATGAGCGCCGAGCATGCCGAGCAGCCGGCGCTACGCGAGCGTGCCGTGCAGCTGCGCCATGCCTTCGACTGGCTGCCGGCGCGGGTACTGGCCGCCAGCTTTGCCCTGGTCGGCAACTTCGTGGCGGTCAGCCGCGCCTTGCTGCATGAACTGCTGAGCTGGGACATCTCGGCCGCGCAGGTGGTGATCAGGGCAGGGCGCGCCGCCGGGGAGATGCCCGAGCCGGTGATGGGCGAGGCGGGCGTCGATACCCTGGATCAGTTGTGGCAGCTGCTGATTCGCGCGGCGGTGGTCTGGTACGCCGGCTACGCGCTGTGGGTGCTACTGGTCTAA
- a CDS encoding AsmA family protein — MQRIRRALAWLVAVVLLLVAVLMLFLALFDWNRARPLINEQVSTALQRPFAIEGDLRVVWRPEAGERGLSGWLPWPHFSAEQVRLGNPEWAQGDTFVSLDSARFRLAPLPLLWKTVSIPSIELGTALVDLQRLGDGRANWSFDLGKDAEAEPRDEPAAWTLDIGTIAFARGHVQLDDRSSKTRLEAVVEPLGEPIPFADIVGKGAADRAAAQDYAFAWRTKGDFRGQPIIGDGKVGGLLALHDASLPFPLQADLRIGATRIRVAGSLTDPQNLGALDLRLQLSGNSLSQLYPLTGVTLPDTPAYSTDGRLQADLRDADGAIFRYLDFNGRIGASDIHGDLTFVARQPRPKLSGQLTSNQLLFSDLAPLIGADSAADKRKRGEQDRQPANKVLPVAEFRTERWRTMDADVRFVGKRIVHSEQLPIRNLDTHVLLNDGMLSLEPLRFGMAGGTLDAQIRLNGALTPMQGQLRLSARELRLKQLFPTFAPMQTSLGALNGDASLSGSGNSVAALLGGANGELKMLINDGAVSRGLMEIAGLNVGNYLVGRLFGDEEVKINCAAADLGIKQGLMSTRLFVIDTENAVIKVDGSANFASERLDFTITPATKGFRIFSLRSPLYVRGTFKQPAPGVQATPLALRGAGLVALGVAVAPAAGLLALVAPSAGDEPSQCEPLLQKIRGG; from the coding sequence TTGCAGCGCATACGCAGAGCTTTGGCCTGGCTGGTCGCCGTGGTGTTGTTGCTGGTGGCGGTGCTGATGTTGTTTCTCGCGCTGTTCGACTGGAACCGTGCTCGGCCGCTGATCAACGAGCAGGTGTCGACGGCGCTGCAGCGGCCTTTCGCCATCGAGGGCGACCTGCGTGTGGTCTGGAGGCCCGAGGCCGGGGAACGGGGCTTGAGCGGCTGGCTGCCATGGCCGCATTTTTCTGCCGAGCAGGTGCGCCTGGGCAACCCTGAATGGGCGCAGGGCGACACCTTCGTCAGCCTCGACAGCGCGCGTTTTCGCCTGGCGCCGCTGCCGCTGCTGTGGAAGACGGTGAGCATTCCGAGCATCGAGCTGGGCACCGCCCTCGTCGATCTGCAGCGCCTGGGCGATGGCCGCGCCAACTGGAGCTTCGACCTCGGCAAGGACGCCGAGGCCGAGCCACGCGACGAGCCCGCGGCCTGGACCCTGGACATCGGCACCATCGCCTTCGCCAGGGGGCATGTTCAGCTCGATGACCGGAGCAGCAAGACGCGCCTCGAAGCCGTGGTGGAGCCGCTCGGCGAGCCGATTCCCTTTGCCGATATCGTCGGCAAGGGGGCTGCCGATCGGGCGGCGGCGCAGGACTATGCGTTCGCCTGGCGGACCAAGGGCGATTTCCGCGGCCAGCCGATAATCGGCGACGGCAAGGTTGGTGGCCTGCTGGCCTTGCACGATGCCTCGCTGCCTTTCCCGCTGCAGGCCGATCTGCGCATCGGCGCTACCCGTATCCGCGTCGCCGGCAGCCTGACCGACCCGCAGAACCTCGGCGCGCTGGACCTGCGCCTGCAGCTGTCCGGCAACAGCCTGAGCCAGCTCTACCCGCTGACCGGCGTGACCCTGCCCGACACGCCCGCCTACAGCACCGACGGCAGGCTGCAGGCGGACCTGCGCGACGCCGATGGTGCGATCTTCCGCTACCTCGATTTCAACGGGCGCATCGGCGCCAGCGACATTCATGGCGACCTGACCTTCGTCGCCCGCCAGCCGCGGCCCAAGTTGTCCGGCCAACTCACCTCCAATCAACTGCTGTTCAGCGACCTGGCGCCGCTGATCGGTGCCGACTCTGCCGCCGACAAGCGCAAGCGCGGCGAGCAGGATCGCCAGCCGGCGAACAAGGTGCTGCCCGTCGCGGAGTTTCGTACCGAGCGCTGGCGCACCATGGACGCCGACGTGCGTTTCGTCGGCAAGCGCATCGTGCACAGTGAGCAGCTACCCATCAGGAACCTCGACACCCATGTGCTGCTCAACGACGGCATGCTCAGCCTGGAGCCGCTGCGCTTCGGCATGGCCGGCGGCACGCTCGACGCGCAGATTCGCCTCAACGGTGCGCTCACGCCCATGCAGGGGCAGCTGCGCCTGAGCGCGCGCGAGCTCAGGCTCAAGCAGCTGTTCCCCACCTTCGCGCCGATGCAGACCAGCCTCGGCGCGCTCAATGGCGACGCCAGTCTCAGCGGCAGCGGCAATTCGGTGGCGGCCCTGCTGGGCGGTGCCAACGGCGAGCTGAAGATGCTGATCAACGACGGGGCGGTCAGCCGCGGGCTGATGGAGATCGCCGGGCTGAACGTCGGCAATTACCTGGTGGGCCGGCTGTTCGGTGACGAGGAGGTGAAGATCAACTGCGCGGCCGCCGACCTCGGCATCAAGCAGGGCCTGATGAGCACGCGCCTGTTCGTCATCGACACCGAGAACGCGGTGATCAAGGTCGATGGCAGCGCCAACTTCGCCAGCGAGCGCCTGGATTTCACCATCACCCCGGCGACCAAGGGCTTTCGCATCTTCTCCCTGCGTTCGCCGCTGTACGTGCGCGGGACCTTCAAGCAGCCGGCGCCGGGGGTGCAGGCGACGCCGCTGGCCCTGCGTGGTGCCGGGCTTGTGGCATTGGGCGTGGCGGTGGCGCCGGCGGCCGGTCTGCTGGCGCTGGTGGCGCCCAGCGCGGGTGACGAGCCGAGCCAGTGCGAGCCGCTGTTGCAGAAGATCCGAGGTGGTTAG
- a CDS encoding methyl-accepting chemotaxis protein — protein MKTVLYPAIALMNRLSFGMKFSLISVLFFLPMLVTNFYLVRDSYRQFVGTQTALESLELLGGSLRLRRDLQSLNDLVQINAMIGQSGQAGDLEGRIGQLQQSLADSLQALQPVARDAEQAAEFVAKRDELLAELKSAVAETSLQSKTVIVEKLLGSSQVFIKLVASQAGLSQDPQRQVRQITELITNVTPQVTDVLSQGRAVGAYSLGQGFLNSAASTKFDDLLLQLEKLHAEYGLNLQDALAGNVAAQNGLGGLAEASRQTLKDSAVLFEDQVIIADSLDTPWTQFYDQVSQQMAKTYAFNDGLLAFLDSQLSERLVDNRAQMVLLVVALVVVFLLIVYLYSGFYVSTRTTLKTLGQVMDKVAAGDMTVSFRAQSRDELGELGQVFNQTVARIHDLIERVGHTVGEVGGQADRVELVSGESNQAVAGQRAQIEQVATAMNQMSATAQEVARSAAAAVGSAQSVNQETVSGRALVEAQVGAIQRLASEIDQSVAVINQLASDSAAISQVLDVIKGIAEQTNLLALNAAIEAARAGEQGRGFAVVADEVRNLAKRTQQSTEEIEAMIAKLQGGVGAAVKAMNASHQMADGTVSESGKVQQALENILGAVGMIVDQNQQIAAAAEQQTAVAHDIDQNIVEINHAGERTAAGASQTEQASRELSELVARLKQLIGAFRV, from the coding sequence GTGAAGACCGTGTTGTATCCGGCCATCGCGCTGATGAACCGCCTCAGCTTCGGCATGAAGTTCAGCCTGATCAGCGTTCTGTTCTTCCTGCCCATGCTGGTCACCAATTTCTATCTGGTGCGCGACTCCTATCGCCAGTTCGTCGGTACGCAGACGGCCCTGGAGAGCCTCGAGCTGCTCGGCGGCAGCCTGCGGCTGCGTCGGGATCTGCAGAGCCTCAACGACCTGGTGCAGATCAACGCGATGATCGGCCAGTCCGGCCAGGCTGGCGATCTCGAGGGTCGCATCGGTCAGCTGCAGCAGTCGCTGGCCGACAGTCTGCAAGCCTTGCAACCCGTGGCGCGCGACGCCGAGCAAGCGGCCGAGTTCGTCGCCAAGCGCGATGAGCTGCTGGCCGAGCTGAAAAGCGCGGTGGCCGAGACATCCCTGCAAAGCAAGACGGTGATAGTCGAGAAGCTGCTCGGCTCCTCCCAGGTGTTCATCAAGCTGGTGGCCAGCCAGGCCGGCCTCAGCCAGGACCCGCAACGCCAGGTGCGGCAGATCACCGAGTTGATCACCAATGTCACGCCGCAAGTCACCGACGTGCTCAGTCAGGGCCGCGCGGTCGGTGCCTATTCCCTGGGCCAGGGTTTTCTCAACTCCGCGGCCAGTACCAAGTTCGACGATCTGCTGCTGCAACTGGAAAAGCTGCATGCCGAGTACGGCCTGAACCTGCAGGATGCGCTGGCCGGCAACGTCGCCGCGCAGAACGGCCTCGGCGGTCTGGCCGAGGCCAGCCGGCAGACTCTCAAGGACAGTGCCGTGCTGTTCGAGGATCAGGTGATCATCGCCGATAGCCTGGACACGCCCTGGACCCAGTTCTACGACCAGGTCAGCCAGCAGATGGCCAAGACCTACGCCTTCAACGACGGCCTGCTGGCCTTCCTCGATAGCCAGCTGAGCGAGCGCCTGGTCGATAACCGCGCACAGATGGTGCTGCTGGTGGTCGCCCTGGTGGTGGTGTTCCTGCTGATCGTCTACCTCTACAGCGGTTTCTACGTGTCCACGCGCACCACCCTGAAGACCCTTGGCCAGGTGATGGACAAGGTGGCAGCAGGCGACATGACGGTCAGCTTCCGCGCGCAGAGCCGCGACGAGCTGGGCGAGCTGGGCCAGGTGTTCAACCAGACCGTGGCGCGCATTCACGATCTGATCGAGCGCGTCGGGCATACCGTGGGCGAGGTCGGCGGCCAGGCCGATCGCGTCGAACTGGTGTCCGGTGAGAGCAACCAGGCGGTGGCTGGCCAGCGCGCGCAGATTGAACAGGTGGCCACGGCGATGAACCAGATGTCCGCCACTGCCCAGGAGGTGGCGCGCAGTGCTGCCGCGGCGGTGGGCAGTGCGCAGAGCGTCAATCAGGAGACCGTCAGCGGTCGCGCGCTGGTCGAGGCGCAGGTCGGTGCGATTCAGCGCCTGGCCAGTGAGATCGACCAGTCGGTGGCGGTGATCAACCAGCTGGCCAGCGACAGTGCCGCCATCAGTCAGGTGCTGGACGTGATCAAGGGCATCGCCGAGCAGACCAACCTGCTGGCGCTCAACGCGGCCATCGAGGCGGCACGGGCCGGCGAGCAGGGCCGCGGCTTCGCCGTGGTGGCCGATGAGGTGCGCAACCTGGCCAAGCGCACCCAGCAGTCCACCGAGGAAATCGAGGCGATGATCGCCAAGCTGCAGGGTGGCGTCGGTGCCGCGGTGAAGGCGATGAACGCCAGCCACCAGATGGCCGACGGCACGGTCAGTGAATCCGGCAAGGTGCAGCAGGCGCTGGAGAACATCCTCGGCGCGGTCGGCATGATCGTCGACCAGAATCAGCAGATCGCTGCGGCGGCCGAGCAGCAGACGGCGGTGGCGCACGATATCGATCAGAACATCGTCGAGATCAACCATGCCGGTGAGCGCACGGCTGCCGGCGCCAGCCAGACCGAGCAGGCCAGCCGCGAGCTCAGCGAGCTGGTGGCGCGGCTCAAGCAGCTGATCGGCGCGTTCCGGGTGTAG
- a CDS encoding prepilin-type N-terminal cleavage/methylation domain-containing protein has product MRGQFQKAFTLIELMIVVAIIGILAAIALPTYQAYTIRSAERACLSETRAYASVLTVWLHEGGVLSDLPAQPINGACSTFSGGGAGAALGVPLVGTPRQPGVALQSIMLN; this is encoded by the coding sequence ATGCGCGGCCAATTTCAAAAAGCATTCACATTGATAGAGCTAATGATAGTAGTCGCTATTATCGGCATATTGGCGGCAATCGCATTACCTACTTATCAGGCCTATACCATTCGAAGTGCTGAGCGGGCATGTTTGAGTGAAACTAGAGCTTATGCCTCTGTGCTAACAGTTTGGCTGCATGAAGGGGGCGTGCTTTCGGATTTGCCAGCTCAGCCAATTAATGGTGCTTGCAGTACTTTTAGTGGCGGTGGTGCTGGAGCTGCATTGGGAGTGCCGCTGGTTGGGACGCCTAGACAACCTGGCGTGGCTCTTCAGTCAATAATGCTCAATTGA